A single genomic interval of Streptomyces graminofaciens harbors:
- a CDS encoding FHA domain-containing protein FhaB/FipA → MSELTLTVMRLGFLAVLWLFVIVAVQVIRSDLFGTRVTQRGSRRENARPQQAARQAAPPQQRGQQQPAAGGGGRRGRNAPTKLVVSEGTLTGTTVALQGQTITLGRAHDSTIVLDDDYASSRHARIYPDRDGQWIVEDLGSTNGTYLDRNRLTTPTPVPLGAPIRIGKTVIELRK, encoded by the coding sequence ATGTCAGAGCTGACCCTCACGGTCATGCGGCTGGGTTTCCTGGCCGTCCTGTGGCTGTTCGTGATCGTGGCCGTGCAGGTCATCCGCAGCGACCTGTTCGGTACGCGCGTCACCCAGCGTGGGTCGCGCCGCGAGAACGCACGGCCCCAACAGGCGGCCCGCCAGGCCGCACCGCCGCAACAGCGCGGCCAGCAGCAGCCCGCCGCGGGTGGCGGCGGCCGCCGCGGCCGTAACGCCCCCACCAAGCTCGTCGTCTCCGAGGGCACCCTCACGGGCACGACGGTGGCACTGCAGGGCCAGACCATCACCCTGGGCCGCGCGCACGACTCCACGATCGTGCTGGACGACGACTACGCCTCCAGCCGACACGCCCGGATCTATCCGGACCGCGACGGCCAGTGGATCGTCGAGGACCTGGGGTCCACCAACGGCACGTATCTCGACCGGAACCGACTGACGACTCCCACGCCCGTTCCGCTGGGCGCGCCGATCCGCATCGGCAAGACCGTCATCGAGCTGCGGAAGTAG
- a CDS encoding FhaA domain-containing protein gives MGVLKKFEQRLEGLVNGTFAKVFKSEVQPVEIAGALQRECDNNATIWNRDRTVVPNDFIVELSTPDFERLSPYSGQLGDELAGMVRDYAKQQRYTFMGPIKVNLEKAEDLDTGLYRVRSRTLASSTDQQAPSSAPAGRPGTGAPGGYGYPPTAAPSGAPPMPAAPPPGGGRPGAAPFGQRPGAGPAAGGRTRYWIEINGTRHQISRPTLVLGRSTEADVRIDDPGVSRRHCEIRTGTPSTIQDLGSTNGIVVDGQHTTRATLRDGSRIVVGSTTIIYRQAEG, from the coding sequence ATGGGAGTCCTGAAGAAGTTCGAGCAGCGTCTCGAAGGTCTGGTCAACGGCACCTTCGCCAAGGTGTTCAAGTCCGAGGTCCAGCCCGTGGAGATCGCCGGAGCGCTCCAGCGAGAGTGCGACAACAACGCGACGATCTGGAACCGCGACCGGACCGTCGTGCCCAACGACTTCATCGTGGAGTTGAGCACACCGGACTTCGAGCGCCTGAGCCCCTACTCCGGCCAGCTCGGCGACGAGCTCGCCGGCATGGTGCGCGACTACGCCAAGCAGCAGCGCTACACCTTCATGGGGCCGATCAAGGTCAACCTGGAGAAGGCGGAAGACCTCGACACCGGTCTGTACCGGGTACGCAGTCGCACGCTCGCCTCCTCCACCGACCAGCAGGCCCCCTCGTCCGCCCCGGCGGGCCGGCCGGGCACCGGCGCCCCCGGTGGCTACGGATACCCGCCCACCGCGGCCCCCTCGGGCGCCCCGCCGATGCCTGCCGCGCCGCCGCCCGGCGGCGGCCGACCCGGCGCCGCCCCGTTCGGGCAGCGCCCCGGCGCGGGCCCGGCGGCCGGCGGGCGCACGCGCTACTGGATCGAGATCAACGGCACCCGCCATCAGATCTCCCGCCCGACGCTCGTGCTGGGCCGCAGCACCGAAGCCGACGTGCGGATCGACGACCCCGGCGTCTCCCGCCGGCACTGTGAGATCCGGACCGGAACGCCCTCGACGATCCAGGATCTCGGGTCCACCAACGGCATCGTGGTGGACGGGCAGCACACCACCCGCGCTACGCTCCGCGACGGCTCGCGGATCGTCGTGGGCAGCACCACCATCATTTACCGGCAAGCCGAAGGGTGA
- a CDS encoding beta-L-arabinofuranosidase domain-containing protein yields the protein MAPPLSRRTLLQTAVLAAAAPGISYGMSGGRAVAATVPAPSAWAVRPFELKDVTLGQGLFATKRQLMLDHGRGYDVDRLLQVFRANAGLSTKGAVAPGGWEGLDGEANGNLRGHYTGHFLTMLSQAYASTKDVAFKDKIGYMVGALSQVRTALRGDPRMLAVTGKFGTAQENPRGSYQYVDLPATVLGGASAITLSAWVKPTHNANWTRIFDFGNNTTKYMYLAARNASGFPRFAVTTNGPGGEQGLDGTAALPLNQWSHLAVTISGSTGTLYVNGAAVAQNTSMSLNPAALGTLANNWLGRSNFQTDPVFAGAFDEFNVWSRALTAAEITALQSGRASATSAGRGNLASYDFFETSGGTFADASGRGLTATLRRTWGGPSHAGFLAAYPETQFIELESMNSGDYTRVWAPYYTAHKILRGLLDAYLHTDDARALDLATGMCDWMYSRLSKLPDATLQRMWGIFSSGEFGGLVEAIVDLYAISGKAEHLALAKLFDLDKLIDACAANTDTLDGLHANQHIPIFTGLVRLYDVTGEARYLTAAKNFWGMVVPQRMYGIGGTSTAEFWKARGVISGTISDTNAETCCAYNLLKLSRTLFFHEQDAKYMDYYERTLLNQVLGSKQDKADAEKPLVTYFIGLKPGHVRDYTPKQGTTCCEGTGMESATKYQDSVYFTKADGSALYVNLYSPATLNWSAKGVTVTQTTDYPREQGSTITVGGGSAAFELRLRVPSWATGGFQVTVNGSAVSGTPAAGSYFTIPSRTWRSGDVVKVTIPFRLRVEKALDEPSLQTLFYGPVNLVGRNSSTSYLSFGLYRNAGLSGDLLPSLTPVSGKPLHYTLDGTEFAPFHEGSEDPTHAYVRRSEPKVVFGGTDSGVANPAKSDGTTLLDEIWAGAPFSSKSALVTRVQSTVESWVTVGLLAQADGQKVVTTAQNASYAG from the coding sequence ATGGCACCCCCTCTGTCCAGACGCACCCTCCTGCAGACCGCGGTGCTCGCCGCGGCCGCACCCGGAATCTCGTACGGCATGTCGGGCGGGCGGGCGGTCGCCGCGACCGTTCCGGCGCCCTCGGCCTGGGCCGTGCGCCCCTTCGAGCTCAAGGACGTGACCCTCGGGCAGGGGCTGTTCGCCACCAAGCGACAGCTGATGCTCGACCACGGCCGCGGCTACGACGTCGACCGGCTGCTGCAGGTCTTCCGCGCAAACGCGGGGCTCTCCACGAAGGGCGCGGTCGCCCCCGGCGGCTGGGAGGGCCTCGACGGGGAGGCCAACGGCAATCTGCGCGGCCACTACACCGGCCACTTCCTGACGATGCTGTCCCAGGCGTACGCGAGCACCAAGGACGTGGCGTTCAAGGACAAGATCGGCTACATGGTCGGGGCGCTGTCCCAGGTGCGTACGGCGCTGCGCGGCGACCCTCGCATGCTCGCCGTCACCGGGAAGTTCGGCACCGCCCAGGAGAACCCCCGGGGCTCCTACCAGTACGTCGACCTGCCGGCCACTGTGCTGGGCGGGGCCTCCGCGATCACTCTGTCGGCCTGGGTCAAGCCCACGCACAACGCCAACTGGACCCGGATCTTCGACTTCGGGAACAACACCACCAAGTACATGTACCTGGCGGCCCGCAACGCGAGCGGCTTCCCGCGCTTCGCCGTCACGACCAACGGTCCCGGCGGCGAACAGGGCCTCGACGGCACCGCCGCGCTCCCGCTGAACCAGTGGAGCCACCTCGCGGTCACCATCAGTGGCAGCACGGGCACGCTCTACGTCAACGGCGCCGCCGTCGCCCAGAACACGTCGATGTCCCTGAACCCGGCGGCCCTGGGCACCCTGGCGAACAACTGGCTGGGTCGGTCCAATTTCCAAACCGATCCCGTCTTCGCGGGCGCGTTCGACGAGTTCAACGTCTGGTCGCGGGCGCTGACCGCCGCCGAGATCACGGCCCTGCAGAGCGGCCGTGCCTCGGCGACCTCGGCCGGCCGGGGCAACCTGGCCTCCTACGACTTCTTCGAGACGAGCGGGGGCACCTTCGCGGACGCCTCCGGGCGCGGGCTCACGGCCACGTTGCGCCGCACCTGGGGCGGGCCGAGCCATGCCGGGTTCCTGGCGGCGTACCCGGAGACGCAGTTCATCGAACTGGAGTCGATGAACAGCGGCGACTACACGCGCGTGTGGGCGCCGTATTACACCGCGCACAAGATCCTGCGCGGGCTGCTGGACGCGTATCTGCACACCGATGACGCGCGGGCGCTCGACCTCGCCACGGGGATGTGCGACTGGATGTACTCCCGGCTCTCCAAACTGCCCGACGCCACCTTGCAGCGGATGTGGGGGATCTTCTCCAGCGGTGAGTTCGGGGGCCTCGTCGAGGCGATCGTCGACCTGTACGCGATCAGCGGCAAGGCCGAGCATCTCGCCCTGGCCAAGCTGTTCGACCTCGACAAGCTGATCGACGCCTGCGCCGCGAACACGGACACCCTCGACGGGCTGCACGCCAACCAACACATCCCGATCTTCACCGGGCTCGTACGGCTGTACGACGTAACGGGTGAGGCGCGCTATCTGACCGCCGCGAAGAACTTCTGGGGCATGGTCGTCCCGCAGCGCATGTACGGCATCGGCGGCACCAGTACGGCCGAGTTCTGGAAAGCCCGGGGCGTGATCTCGGGGACCATCAGCGACACCAACGCGGAGACCTGCTGCGCGTACAACCTGCTCAAGCTGAGCCGGACGCTGTTCTTCCACGAGCAGGACGCGAAGTACATGGACTACTACGAGCGGACCCTGCTCAACCAGGTCCTCGGCTCCAAGCAGGACAAGGCTGACGCGGAGAAACCGCTGGTCACGTACTTCATCGGGCTGAAGCCCGGGCATGTGCGCGACTACACGCCCAAGCAGGGCACCACCTGCTGCGAGGGCACCGGCATGGAGAGCGCCACCAAGTACCAGGACTCGGTCTACTTCACGAAGGCCGACGGCAGCGCGCTGTACGTCAACCTGTACAGCCCCGCCACGCTGAACTGGTCCGCCAAGGGCGTCACCGTCACCCAGACCACCGACTACCCGAGGGAGCAGGGCTCGACGATCACCGTCGGGGGTGGCAGTGCGGCCTTCGAGCTGCGGCTGCGGGTGCCGTCGTGGGCGACCGGCGGCTTCCAGGTCACCGTCAACGGCAGTGCGGTGAGTGGCACTCCGGCCGCCGGGAGCTATTTCACGATCCCGTCGCGCACCTGGCGCAGCGGGGACGTCGTCAAGGTGACGATCCCGTTCCGGCTGCGTGTGGAGAAGGCTCTGGACGAGCCGTCCCTGCAGACGCTGTTCTACGGGCCGGTCAACCTCGTCGGCAGGAACAGCAGCACGAGCTACCTGTCGTTCGGGTTGTACCGCAACGCGGGCCTCTCCGGGGATCTGCTGCCGTCGCTCACCCCGGTGAGCGGAAAACCGCTGCACTACACGCTGGACGGCACCGAATTCGCTCCCTTCCACGAAGGGAGCGAGGATCCGACGCACGCGTACGTCCGGCGCTCCGAGCCCAAGGTCGTCTTCGGCGGCACGGACTCCGGCGTCGCCAACCCGGCGAAGAGCGACGGGACCACGCTGCTCGACGAGATCTGGGCGGGGGCGCCGTTCAGCAGCAAGAGCGCGCTGGTCACGCGGGTGCAGTCGACCGTGGAGTCGTGGGTGACCGTCGGGCTGCTGGCTCAGGCGGACGGTCAGAAGGTGGTCACGACCGCGCAGAACGCGTCGTACGCGGGGTGA
- a CDS encoding DUF2252 domain-containing protein yields the protein MTEVGAVAAVEATAEAGVRAARVLRVPGFSSWPPEGSPKEEGKALRERVPRGDHAGLRLAAGRPDAVAAVEESNRGRIPGLTPIRVGRMAATPFAFLRGSAGLMAHDLAHTPVTGVGAQICGDAHAANFGLYADARGELVIDLNDFDETVHGPWEWDLKRLATSLVLAGREAGADEDVCRKAANDSVGAYRRTMRLLAKLSALDAWNAIADEELVSYTDAHDLLGTLERVSEKARANTSGRFAARSTVPVAGGGRRFVDAPPVLSRVPDEDAAAVAASLEQYLTTLSEDRHPLLARYAVHDVAFRIVGTGSVGTRSYVVLLLDHRGEALVLQVKEARASALLPHLGTAGFEAPEPAHEGRRVVLGQKRMQVVSDILLGWTTVDGLPYQVRQFRNRKGSVDPAALAADQIDDYGRMTGALLARAHAHSADPRLIAGYCGKNEELDEAIATFATAYADRTEADHADLVAAVRTGRIEAEMGV from the coding sequence ATGACCGAGGTCGGTGCGGTGGCGGCTGTCGAGGCGACGGCGGAGGCTGGGGTTCGGGCGGCGCGGGTGCTCCGGGTGCCCGGGTTCTCCTCCTGGCCGCCGGAGGGTTCGCCCAAGGAGGAGGGCAAGGCGCTGCGTGAGCGGGTGCCGCGCGGCGACCACGCGGGGCTGAGGCTCGCCGCCGGGCGGCCGGACGCGGTGGCCGCCGTCGAGGAGTCCAACCGGGGCCGCATCCCGGGCCTCACCCCGATTAGGGTCGGCCGCATGGCCGCCACCCCCTTCGCGTTCCTGCGCGGCTCGGCCGGACTCATGGCCCACGACCTCGCGCACACGCCCGTGACCGGTGTCGGCGCCCAGATCTGCGGCGACGCCCACGCGGCCAACTTCGGCCTGTACGCGGACGCGCGCGGCGAGCTCGTCATCGACCTCAACGACTTCGACGAGACCGTGCACGGCCCCTGGGAATGGGACCTCAAGCGGCTCGCCACCTCGCTCGTGCTGGCCGGTCGCGAGGCGGGCGCGGACGAGGATGTCTGCCGCAAGGCGGCGAACGACTCGGTGGGCGCCTACCGGCGCACGATGCGGCTGCTCGCGAAGCTCTCGGCGCTGGACGCGTGGAACGCGATCGCGGACGAGGAACTCGTCTCGTACACGGACGCGCACGATCTGCTCGGCACCCTGGAGCGGGTCTCGGAGAAGGCGCGGGCCAACACCAGCGGGCGTTTCGCGGCGCGGTCCACCGTCCCGGTGGCGGGCGGCGGCCGCCGCTTCGTGGACGCCCCGCCGGTGCTGAGCCGGGTGCCGGACGAGGATGCCGCGGCGGTGGCCGCCTCCCTGGAGCAGTACCTGACGACGCTCTCGGAGGACCGCCACCCGCTGCTCGCCCGGTACGCGGTGCACGATGTGGCGTTCCGCATCGTCGGCACGGGCAGCGTGGGCACCCGCTCGTACGTCGTGCTGCTCCTGGACCACCGGGGTGAGGCGCTCGTCCTCCAGGTGAAGGAGGCCCGTGCCTCGGCGCTTCTGCCGCATCTGGGGACGGCCGGGTTCGAGGCGCCGGAGCCGGCGCACGAGGGGCGTCGGGTGGTTCTCGGCCAGAAGCGCATGCAGGTCGTCAGCGACATCCTGCTGGGCTGGACGACGGTCGACGGACTTCCGTACCAGGTACGGCAGTTCCGCAACCGCAAGGGCAGCGTCGACCCGGCGGCCCTGGCCGCCGACCAGATCGACGACTACGGCCGCATGACCGGCGCCCTGCTGGCCCGTGCCCACGCCCACAGCGCCGACCCCCGACTGATCGCCGGCTACTGCGGCAAGAACGAGGAACTCGACGAGGCGATCGCCACCTTCGCCACGGCCTACGCCGACCGCACGGAGGCGGACCACGCGGACCTCGTGGCGGCGGTACGGACGGGGCGGATCGAGGCGGAGATGGGGGTTTGA
- a CDS encoding rhodanese-like domain-containing protein has translation MPTVEVGDLKDGDFLLDVREDDEWQAGHAEGALHIPISDFVARYGELTEAAPQDGRVHVICRSGGRSAQVTMYLVQQGIDAVNVDGGMQHWAAAGRPVVDDKGGAGFVL, from the coding sequence GTGCCCACGGTCGAGGTCGGAGACCTCAAGGACGGCGACTTCCTGCTGGATGTCCGGGAGGACGACGAGTGGCAGGCGGGTCATGCCGAAGGGGCGCTGCACATCCCCATCAGTGACTTCGTCGCGCGTTACGGCGAGCTGACGGAGGCGGCGCCGCAGGACGGCAGGGTTCATGTGATCTGCCGCTCGGGCGGGCGCTCGGCACAGGTCACCATGTACCTCGTCCAGCAGGGCATCGACGCCGTGAACGTCGACGGCGGCATGCAGCACTGGGCTGCCGCGGGGCGCCCCGTCGTGGACGACAAGGGCGGGGCCGGGTTCGTGCTCTGA
- a CDS encoding acyl-CoA dehydrogenase family protein, whose product MDFTFTEEQQAAAEAARAVFGGVAPDGVPSPSLTPGAVADDFDRALWARLAGSDLLSLVLDPEYGGSGLDAIALCLVLRESAKVLARVPLLENSAAAVTVQAHGSEALRHELLTRAGRGEVVLTVAAHGRSGHDPAELAVTARREADGTWVLDGVQTAVPWAHNADFVVVPATTTAPGPDAASAAGVPGTGDLTGAGRVVLALVPRGHEGVVLAEQISTTGERLAEVRLESARIAGRYVVDADGAWEGLRELLTTGTCALALGLGEAVLRMTGDYTGKREQFGYPLASFQAVAVQAADRYIDLRAMEATLWQAAWRIGSGASGALPTAGDVAVAKIWASEGVRRVVQTAQHLHGGFGADVDYPLHRYHAWAKHLELSLGPAAAHEEALGDLLAAHPLA is encoded by the coding sequence GTGGACTTCACCTTCACCGAGGAGCAGCAGGCGGCGGCCGAGGCGGCGCGGGCGGTGTTCGGCGGCGTCGCGCCGGACGGCGTGCCGAGCCCCTCGCTCACGCCGGGCGCCGTGGCCGACGACTTCGACCGTGCGCTGTGGGCGAGGCTCGCCGGGTCAGACCTGCTCAGCCTGGTGCTCGACCCGGAGTACGGCGGATCGGGGCTCGACGCGATCGCGCTCTGCCTGGTGCTGCGCGAGTCTGCGAAGGTACTGGCCAGGGTGCCCCTGCTGGAGAACAGCGCGGCGGCCGTGACCGTCCAGGCACACGGAAGCGAGGCACTGCGCCACGAACTGCTCACCCGGGCCGGCCGGGGCGAGGTCGTGCTGACCGTCGCCGCGCACGGCCGCAGCGGCCACGACCCGGCCGAACTCGCTGTGACCGCACGGCGGGAGGCCGACGGCACCTGGGTCCTGGACGGCGTCCAGACTGCGGTGCCCTGGGCGCACAACGCGGACTTCGTCGTCGTCCCCGCGACCACCACCGCCCCCGGCCCCGACGCCGCTTCCGCCGCCGGGGTGCCCGGGACCGGGGACCTGACCGGCGCGGGTCGCGTCGTGCTCGCGCTCGTGCCCCGGGGCCACGAGGGCGTCGTCCTCGCCGAACAGATCTCCACGACCGGCGAGCGGCTCGCCGAGGTGCGCCTGGAGTCCGCCCGGATCGCCGGACGGTACGTCGTCGACGCGGACGGCGCCTGGGAGGGGCTGCGGGAGCTGCTGACCACCGGCACCTGCGCGCTGGCGCTCGGCCTCGGCGAGGCCGTCCTGCGTATGACCGGCGACTACACCGGCAAGCGGGAGCAGTTCGGGTACCCGCTCGCCTCGTTCCAGGCCGTCGCCGTACAGGCCGCCGACCGCTACATCGACCTCCGTGCGATGGAGGCGACCCTCTGGCAGGCGGCGTGGCGGATCGGCTCGGGGGCCTCGGGCGCGCTGCCCACCGCCGGTGACGTCGCCGTCGCCAAGATCTGGGCCTCCGAGGGCGTACGCCGGGTCGTGCAGACCGCGCAGCATCTGCACGGCGGTTTCGGCGCCGACGTCGACTACCCGCTGCACCGCTACCACGCCTGGGCCAAGCATCTGGAACTCTCGCTGGGCCCGGCGGCGGCACACGAGGAGGCGCTGGGCGACCTGCTGGCGGCCCACCCGCTGGCGTAG
- a CDS encoding DUF5819 family protein produces the protein MDAYDEVSNARREPDTPDATTTENGPTTENPAADRPVAADPSALDTSPAPEASSAPEASATPPAGIAALSLPHQIGIALVLAVVAVVTCVHIGMVFLHVAPANTVTKQHGQAVDRWVYPEFEQNWKLFAPNPLQANVAVQVRAEVRTSQGVTRTTGWYDLSALDGAAIDGNLLPSHTQQNELRRAWDFYVSTHDNENRATSSRGDLSQHYLRRIVVTRLDREQAGGEGAVVERVQVRSRTTNVPPPDWSEEQVSDKPVVRELPWWTVPGDDRTETRAAGTTKVNGRTEAGVE, from the coding sequence ATGGACGCGTACGACGAGGTCTCGAACGCCCGGCGCGAGCCGGACACCCCCGACGCCACCACCACTGAGAACGGCCCGACCACGGAAAACCCCGCCGCTGATCGCCCTGTCGCCGCCGATCCCTCTGCCCTTGATACCTCTCCTGCGCCCGAGGCGTCCTCTGCGCCCGAGGCGTCGGCTACGCCCCCCGCCGGCATCGCCGCCCTCTCGCTCCCCCACCAGATCGGCATCGCGCTCGTGCTCGCCGTCGTCGCGGTGGTCACCTGTGTGCACATCGGCATGGTGTTTCTGCATGTCGCGCCGGCGAACACGGTCACGAAGCAGCACGGTCAGGCGGTCGACCGCTGGGTGTACCCCGAGTTCGAGCAGAACTGGAAGCTGTTCGCGCCGAACCCGTTGCAGGCGAACGTGGCGGTGCAGGTCCGGGCGGAGGTGCGGACCTCGCAGGGGGTGACGCGGACGACCGGCTGGTACGACCTGTCCGCGCTCGACGGTGCCGCCATCGACGGCAATCTGCTGCCGAGCCACACCCAGCAGAACGAACTGCGCCGCGCCTGGGACTTCTACGTCTCCACGCACGACAACGAGAACCGCGCCACGTCCTCGCGCGGCGACCTGTCCCAGCACTATCTGCGCCGCATCGTCGTGACGCGCCTCGACCGCGAGCAGGCCGGCGGTGAGGGCGCCGTCGTCGAGCGCGTCCAGGTCCGGTCCCGTACCACCAACGTGCCACCGCCCGACTGGAGCGAGGAACAGGTGTCCGACAAGCCCGTCGTCCGTGAGCTGCCCTGGTGGACGGTGCCCGGCGACGACCGTACGGAGACGAGAGCCGCCGGGACGACCAAGGTGAACGGCCGGACGGAGGCGGGCGTCGAATGA
- a CDS encoding HTTM domain-containing protein, giving the protein MSQLSRLAAVIGSGITRVTDRSLGPYQTAIIRIGFSATWLLFLLREFPHRHELYGPEGPWSWDLAQRLISDNHAFTVLMWSDSGVWFEIVYGLAVLSSFLLLLGWRTRAMSVLFMVGVLSLQNRSVFMGDGGDNVIHLMSVYLVLTRCGQVWSLDERRARLTSERRERREPGSVEREDSIGPALWGVLGFALLVSTFGGLIPGGFLGGWLTVFWGLWVAHGLWWFVNRVDPYGPSRNVFDIVANLVHNAALLVIMVEACLIYATAGWYKIQGSRWQDGTAVFYPLHLDYFSPWPALSDLMSSSAVMVLLVTYGTVIVQVAFPFTLFNRRVKNVLLVVMMTEHAVIAVVLGLPFFSLAMIAADSVFLPTSFLKRLGGWTARARARVLSRLGRTRTLPGPREQDAAHAPSTDTDEKSSDQPHVGFSA; this is encoded by the coding sequence ATGAGTCAGCTGAGCCGTCTCGCCGCCGTGATCGGCAGCGGGATCACCCGGGTCACGGACAGGTCGCTGGGCCCGTACCAGACCGCGATCATCCGGATCGGCTTCTCCGCGACCTGGCTGCTGTTCCTGCTGCGCGAGTTCCCGCACCGGCACGAGCTGTACGGCCCCGAAGGCCCCTGGAGCTGGGACCTCGCCCAGCGGCTCATCTCGGACAACCACGCGTTCACGGTCCTGATGTGGTCCGACAGCGGGGTGTGGTTCGAGATCGTCTACGGCCTCGCCGTGCTGTCGAGCTTCCTGCTGCTGCTCGGCTGGCGCACCCGTGCCATGAGCGTGCTCTTCATGGTGGGCGTCCTGTCGCTGCAGAACCGCAGTGTCTTCATGGGCGACGGCGGCGACAACGTCATCCACCTCATGTCGGTCTACCTCGTCCTCACCCGCTGCGGCCAGGTCTGGTCCCTGGACGAACGGCGGGCCCGGCTCACGAGTGAGCGCCGTGAGCGCCGTGAGCCGGGCAGTGTGGAGCGCGAGGACTCCATAGGGCCCGCCCTGTGGGGCGTGCTCGGCTTCGCGCTGCTGGTGTCGACCTTCGGGGGCCTGATCCCCGGCGGGTTCCTCGGCGGCTGGCTGACGGTCTTCTGGGGACTGTGGGTGGCGCACGGCCTGTGGTGGTTCGTGAACCGGGTCGACCCCTACGGCCCGTCCCGCAACGTCTTCGACATCGTCGCCAACCTCGTCCACAACGCCGCCCTGCTCGTGATCATGGTCGAGGCGTGTCTGATCTACGCGACCGCCGGCTGGTACAAGATCCAGGGTTCGCGCTGGCAGGACGGCACGGCCGTCTTCTATCCGCTCCACCTGGACTACTTCTCGCCCTGGCCCGCCCTGTCCGACCTGATGTCGTCGAGCGCCGTCATGGTGCTGCTGGTGACGTACGGGACGGTCATCGTGCAGGTCGCCTTCCCGTTCACGCTCTTCAACCGGCGGGTCAAGAACGTCCTGCTGGTGGTGATGATGACCGAGCACGCCGTGATCGCCGTCGTGCTGGGGCTGCCGTTCTTCTCGCTCGCGATGATCGCCGCCGACTCCGTCTTCCTGCCGACGTCGTTCCTGAAGCGCCTGGGCGGCTGGACGGCACGCGCGCGTGCACGCGTTCTTTCGCGACTGGGGCGTACGCGTACCCTCCCCGGGCCGCGTGAGCAGGATGCGGCGCATGCCCCGAGCACGGACACGGACGAGAAGTCGTCCGACCAGCCGCACGTAGGCTTCAGCGCATGA
- a CDS encoding TrmH family RNA methyltransferase has protein sequence MNDPVDPAAPVDPVRAWRRLADASVLLDGFHALKHALRFGAEVSVAVTADRAAALALADELAPDVREWLDGLLTEVPAATYQGLVPRPHPTAVAALAVRPSRATNLAALAHTPRTAPVVVLDNPRNLGNAGAVIRLAAGFGATGVVTTGTLDPWHPTVVRGGAGLHFATAVERLEVAELPPGPLFALDPEGDDIRGLKLPDDAVLAFGSERSGLSPELRDRADHLLALPMRPQVSSYNLATSVAMTLYHWSATGGAPTASQASRPVS, from the coding sequence ATGAACGATCCGGTGGACCCGGCCGCACCCGTGGACCCCGTACGGGCCTGGCGCCGGCTCGCCGACGCCTCCGTCCTGCTCGACGGCTTCCACGCCCTCAAGCACGCCCTCCGCTTCGGCGCCGAGGTCTCCGTGGCGGTCACCGCCGACCGCGCGGCCGCGCTCGCCCTCGCCGACGAACTGGCCCCGGACGTACGGGAGTGGCTGGACGGGCTCCTCACTGAGGTGCCGGCCGCGACCTACCAGGGTCTCGTGCCGCGCCCGCACCCCACCGCCGTGGCCGCGCTGGCCGTACGCCCCTCGCGCGCGACCAACCTGGCGGCCCTCGCGCACACCCCGCGCACCGCCCCCGTCGTCGTCCTCGACAACCCGCGCAACCTGGGCAACGCGGGGGCCGTGATCCGGCTGGCGGCCGGTTTCGGCGCGACCGGGGTCGTCACCACGGGCACGCTCGACCCCTGGCACCCCACGGTCGTACGCGGCGGGGCCGGGCTGCACTTCGCGACCGCCGTGGAGCGGCTGGAGGTCGCCGAGCTGCCGCCGGGCCCGCTGTTCGCGCTCGACCCCGAGGGCGACGACATCCGGGGGCTGAAGCTCCCGGACGACGCCGTACTCGCCTTCGGCTCCGAACGCAGCGGCCTGTCCCCCGAACTGCGCGACCGCGCCGACCACTTGCTGGCCCTGCCGATGCGCCCCCAGGTCTCCAGCTACAACCTCGCGACCAGTGTGGCCATGACGCTGTACCACTGGAGCGCGACCGGGGGCGCACCCACCGCTTCTCAAGCCTCTCGGCCCGTTTCCTAG